One genomic window of Augochlora pura isolate Apur16 chromosome 5, APUR_v2.2.1, whole genome shotgun sequence includes the following:
- the LOC144470354 gene encoding uncharacterized protein LOC144470354 isoform X2, with the protein MSIKISRGGLTDVEMTRGRRSPLALRVCIGTFLLLFSTVAASIDGLERPLILSLDKESPSNALEAPTVEKNKAIPARIPRVVGAEEFVPAGRRDKRDAEPVFSELINDAKAGDGEKLAVPIDKDFEDQGIRPRNEVDGSPDSSGASSRFEEAGRETSGKSSSTKTISDEANRLSRTNDLIVATTKPAPEESKPALNESRPALNETEPDQKTNETIHDASHHEANKTNEAAQLEPGRETDSRAKLAGFSGDRNVSTTKLQASNLEDWATIRGTPLPAKLEERTKKPEDSSPVKNGEVSDLEQTDENRGSGEAISLINDTYVNYSHHSKSSTEKNSESGSGEQSRAIESATNFISEDSAITQKPRDPKEDVEVVGNATKIEVQRIEDRRPESSTNSTKNATDLDESNESRGSNATKTSEVPEKLLQKLVKLTTEKPIQTTGASQEASSLVPRGRTIAFSGNNEFPSEETKPTPASRIDAPFSKKDASTEKTAEQKPYPYVKSSGKEEVRNASNLVLEVTTEEASALENTIGKGQVDAKFIVTEASDVLENSIQQFKPTYYEKAGNESSTTPTTPLRPSAPATTASPAAEATTNRSADGPVDPTMIVKAEEKAATTGNDVPRWSEGRDAITDKGNFDMTGNGITEVSVKPEHEPFVQDTTERTPTVPLSTVQPQAEVGVPSNPDVQTKAESSLLIRSTLNATELATTYPLIKGNSSDANITVPTVSELNATRTLEDVTVPPTVIDRIATGNVTEPTSSLDSNGTNEIPSAVTSPPSSDETLMPSTTTIEYEFVGLTEATTFLSLNVTEESREATNDATTVPTVQDLVDNGPDNETSTARTLTVTESFVVQEAETTSADERSSSVTDQTVVVSIMNPTTQARDDSTTQANLIEEEVANSTKEDDSLRTSSSTDSWTTIASDDDATVTARTEESSLSPDFKDVQRVVNVTETPTESTVAASVSTTGAAPVPSSSPFVPTSPRPGIPLSSTPATPVSSSIPIEATDDTKSSSTSDEITSLVRIFMEGTWNEICPKIDALKTALAKLLSSGTKRSVSNKQIMIHRQPPCPEVSSPTPTPSDMPSILVYVVDENGRFDSAMTTSLPGLYEESKETVKFPFKETIPDSGNAIAVVVVSVVAFICLVLLAGLLFIMRKRQTRFNYGERCRPVSLDAYSVDSVSAYNSVRRKGVARSSKRSYGNPTFEDSSAIPSHPLNFAGLSSFCNDVNAINEEFSSIPQISAKIDELPAGAEVKNRYANVIPLPETRVPLQKINNDSLTEYINASYVRGPKNAMRYYIACQAPMETTVTDFWRMIWEQQCKVIIMLTDLVENGVEKCTEYIPPSEISDYHRLYGDFQVTLKKRETKEKYAISTIHLKNLENNTFREVYHIWYLWPVNGAQSDGAGLIAVLLEARALQRGGPGPIVVHCSPGTGRTGTLIALDLGIRQFEITRTVDVPRVVYTIRRDRAGAVQTKEQYAFIYKALNLYATKLAGGVLDST; encoded by the exons GTACGTTCCTGCTGCTCTTCAGCACCGTCGCAGCCAGCATAGACGGTTTAGAACGTCCGCTGATATTATCGCTCGACAAAGAGTCCCCGTCAAACGCGTTGGAAGCGCCAACGGTCGAAAAGAACAAAGCGATACCGGCGAGGATCCCACGGGTAGTCGGAGCGGAGGAATTCGTTCCGGCGGGTAGACGGGATAAAAGAGACGCGGAGCCGGTGTTTAGCGAGCTTATTAACGACGCGAAGGCGGGCGACGGGGAGAAGTTGGCGGTGCCGATCGACAAAGACTTCGAGGATCAGGGGATAAGGCCGCGGAACGAAGTCGACGGATCGCCGGATTCGAGCGGCGCGAGCTCGAGATTCGAGGAAGCCGGTCGGGAAACTTCGGGGAAGAGTTCGAGCACTAAGACAATATCCGACGAGGCGAACAGATTGTCGAGGACGAACGATTTGATCGTCGCGACTACGAAGCCGGCGCCGGAGGAGTCGAAGCCCGCGTTGAACGAGTCGAGGCCCGCGTTGAACGAGACGGAGCCCGACCAGAAGACGAACGAGACGATCCACGACGCGAGCCACCATGAAGCGAACAAAACCAATGAAGCGGCCCAGCTCGAACCGGGACGCGAGACAGATTCGCGAGCGAAGCTCGCCGGTTTTTCGGGAGATCGGAACGTTTCCACGACGAAACTGCAGGCGAGTAACCTCGAGGACTGGGCCACGATCCGCGGGACTCCCTTGCCGGCGAAGCTGGAAGAGAGAACCAAGAAGCCGGAAGACTCGAGCCCGGTGAAGAACGGCGAAGTGTCCGACCTGGAGCAAACCGACGAAAACAGGGGGAGCGGCGAGGCTATCTCGTTGATCAACGACACGTACGTCAACTACAGCCACCATTCTAAGAGCTCGACGGAGAAAAACTCGGAGAGCGGCTCGGGAGAGCAGTCGAGAGCCATCGAGAGCGCCACTAACTTTATCTCCGAAGATAGTGCCATAACTCAGAAGCCGAGGGACCCGAAAGAGGACGTGGAGGTTGTCGGGAACGCGACTAAGATCGAGGTTCAAAGAATCGAGGACCGACGGCCGGAGAGTTCGACGAATTCGACGAAGAATGCGACGGACCTCGACGAATCTAACGAAAGCCGCGGATCCAATGCCACGAAGACTAGCGAGGTGCCCGAGAAGCTCCTGCAGAAGCTAGTGAAACTGACGACGGAGAAACCGATCCAGACGACCGGTGCGTCGCAGGAAGCCTCTAGCCTGGTCCCCAGAGGCAGGACGATCGCGTTCTCGGGGAACAACGAGTTTCCAAGCGAAGAAACCAAGCCCACGCCTGCCTCGAGGATCGACGCGCCGTTCTCGAAGAAGGACGCCAGCACGGAGAAGACGGCTGAACAGAAGCCGTATCCGTACGTGAAGTCGAGCGGTAAAGAAGAGGTTCGGAACGCGAGCAATCTGGTGTTAGAGGTTACAACCGAAGAAGCCTCGGCGTTGGAGAACACGATCGGCAAGGGCCAGGTCGACGCGAAGTTCATAGTGACCGAGGCATCGGACGTTCTGGAGAACAGCATCCAGCAGTTTAAGCCGACGTACTACGAGAAAGCTGGCAACGAGTCCtcgacgacgccgacgacACCGCTGCGCCCATCGGCTCCAGCGACCACCGCGTCACCGGCGGCCGAGGCGACCACGAACCGGTCAGCCGACGGACCCGTCGATCCGACGATGATCGTAAAAGCCGAGGAGAAAGCGGCGACGACCGGCAACGACGTGCCTCGGTGGAGCGAAGGTCGCGACGCGATCACGGACAAGGGCAACTTCGACATGACCGGCAACGGAATCACCGAAGTCAGCGTGAAACCGGAGCACGAACCGTTCGTCCAGGATACGACCGAGCGAACGCCGACCGTCCCTCTCTCGACGGTGCAACCGCAAGCGGAGGTCGGCGTGCCTTCGAACCCCGACGTTCAAACGAAGGCCGAGAGCTCGCTGCTGATCCGCTCGACGCTGAACGCCACGGAGCTCGCTACGACGTATCCCTTGATCAAAGGGAACTCTTCCGACGCGAACATCACCGTCCCGACTGTGTCCGAGCTGAACGCCACGAGAACTCTTGAGGACGTCACCGTGCCGCCCACTGTCATCGACAGGATCGCCACCGGGAACGTCACCGAGCCGACCAGCAGCCTGGACTCCAACGGCACGAACGAGATCCCGTCGGCCGTCACCAGTCCGCCGAGCTCCGACGAAACGCTGATGCCTTCAACGACGACGATCGAGTACGAGTTCGTTGGACTCACAGAGGCGACCACTTTCCTCAGCCTGAACGTCACCGAGGAGTCCCGCGAAGCCACCAATGACGCGACCACTGTCCCGACTGTCCAGGACCTGGTCGATAACGGACCGGACAACGAGACATCCACGGCGAGGACTTTGACGGTCACGGAGAGCTTCGTTGTCCAAGAGGCGGAGACTACCAGTGCTGACGAAAGGTCGTCTTCGGTCACCGATCAGACTGTTGTGGTGTCTATCATGAACCCGACCACGCAGGCTAGGGACGACTCTACTACTCAAGCGAACCTCATCGAAGAAGAGGTCGCCAATTCCACTAAAGAGGATGACAGTCTGAGAACCAGCAGTTCCACGGATTCGTGGACCACGATCGCGAGCGACGATGACGCAACCGTTACTGCGAGGACCGAAGAGTCATCGTTATCTCCAGATTTCAAAGATGTCCAGCGTGTGGTGAATGTTACCGAAACACCGACAGAGTCCACGGTAGCCGCGAGCGTCTCCACGACCGGTGCCGCTCCAGTTCCTAGCTCCAGCCCCTTCGTGCCTACTAGTCCACGTCCCGGGATCCCACTGTCAAGTACCCCAGCCACTCCAGTGAGTTCCAGCATACCCATAGAGGCGACAGATGACACGAAGTCGTCGTCCACCTCGGACGAGATCACCTCGTTGGTGCGCATCTTCATGGAGGGCACCTGGAACGAGATCTGTCCGAAGATCGACGCGCTGAAGACGGCGCTTGCCAAGCTTCTGTCTTCTGGGACCAAGAG GTCGGTATCTAATAAGCAAATTATGATCCATCGGCAGCCTCCATGTCCGGAGGTTTCCAGCCCTACGCCGACGCCATCAGATATGCCGTCGATATTGGTTTACGTCGTTGACGAGAACGGGAGATTCGACAGCGCCATGACAACCAGTTTGCCCGGCTTGTACGAGGAGTCCAAAGAAACTGTGAAATTCCCATTTAAA GAAACGATCCCGGATTCCGGAAATGCGATAGCAGTCGTTGTGGTCTCCGTGGTTGCTTTCATTTGTCTGGTTCTTCTGGCCGGTCTCCTG TTCATTATGAGAAAGAGGCAGACGAGGTTCAACTATGGCGAGCGATGCCGTCCGGTCTCTCTGGACGCTTACAGCGTCGACAGCGTCTCCGCGTACAACAGCGTGAGACGCAAAGGGGTAGCTAGGTCGTCGAAAAGGAGTTATGGGAATCCGACGTTCGAGGATTCG AGCGCCATACCGTCCCACCCTTTGAATTTTGCCGGGCTTTCATCTTTCTGTAACGACGTTAACGCAATCAACGAGGAATTCTCCAGCATTCCGCAAATTTCGGCGAAGATAGACGAGCTGCCGGCCGGGGCCGAAGTGAAGAACAGATACGCGAACGTGATACCGCTACCGGAAACGAGGGTGCCGCTCCAAAAAATTAACAACGACTCTCTTACGGAATACATTAATGCCAGTTACGTCAGG GGACCAAAGAACGCGATGAGGTACTATATCGCTTGTCAAGCACCGATGGAGACGACCGTTACCGACTTCTGGAGAATGATCTGGGAGCAGCAGTGCAAAGTGATCATCATGTTAACCGATCTCGTTGAAAATGGAGTGGAAAAGTGCACCGAGTACATTCCGCCCTCGGAGATAAGTGACTACCACCGGTTGTACGGTGATTTCCAAGTAACTCTGAAGAAGAGAGAAACCAAAGAGAAATATGCCATTTCCACGATTCACTTAAAG AATTTGGAGAACAACACGTTCCGGGAGGTGTATCATATTTGGTATTTGTGGCCTGTCAATGGCGCACAATCGGACGGAGCCGGCTTGATAGCCGTGCTCCTTGAGGCGAGGGCCCTCCAAAGGGGTGGCCCCGGACCCATCGTGGTCCATTGTAGTCCCGGCACTGGACGCACGGGGACGTTGATAGCTCTTGACCTAGGAATTAGACAATTTGAGATTACGAGGACTGTGGACGTGCCAAGGGTCGTTTACACTATCAGACGGGATCGTGCTGGGGCTGTCCAGACGAAAGAACAATACGCATTCATTTATAAG GCACTAAATTTGTACGCGACCAAACTAGCCGGCGGCGTGTTGGACTCAACGTGA
- the LOC144470354 gene encoding uncharacterized protein LOC144470354 isoform X1, with protein sequence MSIKISRGGLTDVEMTRGRRSPLALRVCIGTFLLLFSTVAASIDGLERPLILSLDKESPSNALEAPTVEKNKAIPARIPRVVGAEEFVPAGRRDKRDAEPVFSELINDAKAGDGEKLAVPIDKDFEDQGIRPRNEVDGSPDSSGASSRFEEAGRETSGKSSSTKTISDEANRLSRTNDLIVATTKPAPEESKPALNESRPALNETEPDQKTNETIHDASHHEANKTNEAAQLEPGRETDSRAKLAGFSGDRNVSTTKLQASNLEDWATIRGTPLPAKLEERTKKPEDSSPVKNGEVSDLEQTDENRGSGEAISLINDTYVNYSHHSKSSTEKNSESGSGEQSRAIESATNFISEDSAITQKPRDPKEDVEVVGNATKIEVQRIEDRRPESSTNSTKNATDLDESNESRGSNATKTSEVPEKLLQKLVKLTTEKPIQTTGASQEASSLVPRGRTIAFSGNNEFPSEETKPTPASRIDAPFSKKDASTEKTAEQKPYPYVKSSGKEEVRNASNLVLEVTTEEASALENTIGKGQVDAKFIVTEASDVLENSIQQFKPTYYEKAGNESSTTPTTPLRPSAPATTASPAAEATTNRSADGPVDPTMIVKAEEKAATTGNDVPRWSEGRDAITDKGNFDMTGNGITEVSVKPEHEPFVQDTTERTPTVPLSTVQPQAEVGVPSNPDVQTKAESSLLIRSTLNATELATTYPLIKGNSSDANITVPTVSELNATRTLEDVTVPPTVIDRIATGNVTEPTSSLDSNGTNEIPSAVTSPPSSDETLMPSTTTIEYEFVGLTEATTFLSLNVTEESREATNDATTVPTVQDLVDNGPDNETSTARTLTVTESFVVQEAETTSADERSSSVTDQTVVVSIMNPTTQARDDSTTQANLIEEEVANSTKEDDSLRTSSSTDSWTTIASDDDATVTARTEESSLSPDFKDVQRVVNVTETPTESTVAASVSTTGAAPVPSSSPFVPTSPRPGIPLSSTPATPVSSSIPIEATDDTKSSSTSDEITSLVRIFMEGTWNEICPKIDALKTALAKLLSSGTKRSVSNKQIMIHRQPPCPEVSSPTPTPSDMPSILVYVVDENGRFDSAMTTSLPGLYEESKETVKFPFKIHSFLLVQETIPDSGNAIAVVVVSVVAFICLVLLAGLLFIMRKRQTRFNYGERCRPVSLDAYSVDSVSAYNSVRRKGVARSSKRSYGNPTFEDSSAIPSHPLNFAGLSSFCNDVNAINEEFSSIPQISAKIDELPAGAEVKNRYANVIPLPETRVPLQKINNDSLTEYINASYVRGPKNAMRYYIACQAPMETTVTDFWRMIWEQQCKVIIMLTDLVENGVEKCTEYIPPSEISDYHRLYGDFQVTLKKRETKEKYAISTIHLKNLENNTFREVYHIWYLWPVNGAQSDGAGLIAVLLEARALQRGGPGPIVVHCSPGTGRTGTLIALDLGIRQFEITRTVDVPRVVYTIRRDRAGAVQTKEQYAFIYKALNLYATKLAGGVLDST encoded by the exons GTACGTTCCTGCTGCTCTTCAGCACCGTCGCAGCCAGCATAGACGGTTTAGAACGTCCGCTGATATTATCGCTCGACAAAGAGTCCCCGTCAAACGCGTTGGAAGCGCCAACGGTCGAAAAGAACAAAGCGATACCGGCGAGGATCCCACGGGTAGTCGGAGCGGAGGAATTCGTTCCGGCGGGTAGACGGGATAAAAGAGACGCGGAGCCGGTGTTTAGCGAGCTTATTAACGACGCGAAGGCGGGCGACGGGGAGAAGTTGGCGGTGCCGATCGACAAAGACTTCGAGGATCAGGGGATAAGGCCGCGGAACGAAGTCGACGGATCGCCGGATTCGAGCGGCGCGAGCTCGAGATTCGAGGAAGCCGGTCGGGAAACTTCGGGGAAGAGTTCGAGCACTAAGACAATATCCGACGAGGCGAACAGATTGTCGAGGACGAACGATTTGATCGTCGCGACTACGAAGCCGGCGCCGGAGGAGTCGAAGCCCGCGTTGAACGAGTCGAGGCCCGCGTTGAACGAGACGGAGCCCGACCAGAAGACGAACGAGACGATCCACGACGCGAGCCACCATGAAGCGAACAAAACCAATGAAGCGGCCCAGCTCGAACCGGGACGCGAGACAGATTCGCGAGCGAAGCTCGCCGGTTTTTCGGGAGATCGGAACGTTTCCACGACGAAACTGCAGGCGAGTAACCTCGAGGACTGGGCCACGATCCGCGGGACTCCCTTGCCGGCGAAGCTGGAAGAGAGAACCAAGAAGCCGGAAGACTCGAGCCCGGTGAAGAACGGCGAAGTGTCCGACCTGGAGCAAACCGACGAAAACAGGGGGAGCGGCGAGGCTATCTCGTTGATCAACGACACGTACGTCAACTACAGCCACCATTCTAAGAGCTCGACGGAGAAAAACTCGGAGAGCGGCTCGGGAGAGCAGTCGAGAGCCATCGAGAGCGCCACTAACTTTATCTCCGAAGATAGTGCCATAACTCAGAAGCCGAGGGACCCGAAAGAGGACGTGGAGGTTGTCGGGAACGCGACTAAGATCGAGGTTCAAAGAATCGAGGACCGACGGCCGGAGAGTTCGACGAATTCGACGAAGAATGCGACGGACCTCGACGAATCTAACGAAAGCCGCGGATCCAATGCCACGAAGACTAGCGAGGTGCCCGAGAAGCTCCTGCAGAAGCTAGTGAAACTGACGACGGAGAAACCGATCCAGACGACCGGTGCGTCGCAGGAAGCCTCTAGCCTGGTCCCCAGAGGCAGGACGATCGCGTTCTCGGGGAACAACGAGTTTCCAAGCGAAGAAACCAAGCCCACGCCTGCCTCGAGGATCGACGCGCCGTTCTCGAAGAAGGACGCCAGCACGGAGAAGACGGCTGAACAGAAGCCGTATCCGTACGTGAAGTCGAGCGGTAAAGAAGAGGTTCGGAACGCGAGCAATCTGGTGTTAGAGGTTACAACCGAAGAAGCCTCGGCGTTGGAGAACACGATCGGCAAGGGCCAGGTCGACGCGAAGTTCATAGTGACCGAGGCATCGGACGTTCTGGAGAACAGCATCCAGCAGTTTAAGCCGACGTACTACGAGAAAGCTGGCAACGAGTCCtcgacgacgccgacgacACCGCTGCGCCCATCGGCTCCAGCGACCACCGCGTCACCGGCGGCCGAGGCGACCACGAACCGGTCAGCCGACGGACCCGTCGATCCGACGATGATCGTAAAAGCCGAGGAGAAAGCGGCGACGACCGGCAACGACGTGCCTCGGTGGAGCGAAGGTCGCGACGCGATCACGGACAAGGGCAACTTCGACATGACCGGCAACGGAATCACCGAAGTCAGCGTGAAACCGGAGCACGAACCGTTCGTCCAGGATACGACCGAGCGAACGCCGACCGTCCCTCTCTCGACGGTGCAACCGCAAGCGGAGGTCGGCGTGCCTTCGAACCCCGACGTTCAAACGAAGGCCGAGAGCTCGCTGCTGATCCGCTCGACGCTGAACGCCACGGAGCTCGCTACGACGTATCCCTTGATCAAAGGGAACTCTTCCGACGCGAACATCACCGTCCCGACTGTGTCCGAGCTGAACGCCACGAGAACTCTTGAGGACGTCACCGTGCCGCCCACTGTCATCGACAGGATCGCCACCGGGAACGTCACCGAGCCGACCAGCAGCCTGGACTCCAACGGCACGAACGAGATCCCGTCGGCCGTCACCAGTCCGCCGAGCTCCGACGAAACGCTGATGCCTTCAACGACGACGATCGAGTACGAGTTCGTTGGACTCACAGAGGCGACCACTTTCCTCAGCCTGAACGTCACCGAGGAGTCCCGCGAAGCCACCAATGACGCGACCACTGTCCCGACTGTCCAGGACCTGGTCGATAACGGACCGGACAACGAGACATCCACGGCGAGGACTTTGACGGTCACGGAGAGCTTCGTTGTCCAAGAGGCGGAGACTACCAGTGCTGACGAAAGGTCGTCTTCGGTCACCGATCAGACTGTTGTGGTGTCTATCATGAACCCGACCACGCAGGCTAGGGACGACTCTACTACTCAAGCGAACCTCATCGAAGAAGAGGTCGCCAATTCCACTAAAGAGGATGACAGTCTGAGAACCAGCAGTTCCACGGATTCGTGGACCACGATCGCGAGCGACGATGACGCAACCGTTACTGCGAGGACCGAAGAGTCATCGTTATCTCCAGATTTCAAAGATGTCCAGCGTGTGGTGAATGTTACCGAAACACCGACAGAGTCCACGGTAGCCGCGAGCGTCTCCACGACCGGTGCCGCTCCAGTTCCTAGCTCCAGCCCCTTCGTGCCTACTAGTCCACGTCCCGGGATCCCACTGTCAAGTACCCCAGCCACTCCAGTGAGTTCCAGCATACCCATAGAGGCGACAGATGACACGAAGTCGTCGTCCACCTCGGACGAGATCACCTCGTTGGTGCGCATCTTCATGGAGGGCACCTGGAACGAGATCTGTCCGAAGATCGACGCGCTGAAGACGGCGCTTGCCAAGCTTCTGTCTTCTGGGACCAAGAG GTCGGTATCTAATAAGCAAATTATGATCCATCGGCAGCCTCCATGTCCGGAGGTTTCCAGCCCTACGCCGACGCCATCAGATATGCCGTCGATATTGGTTTACGTCGTTGACGAGAACGGGAGATTCGACAGCGCCATGACAACCAGTTTGCCCGGCTTGTACGAGGAGTCCAAAGAAACTGTGAAATTCCCATTTAAA ATACACAGCTTTCTTCTGGTACAGGAAACGATCCCGGATTCCGGAAATGCGATAGCAGTCGTTGTGGTCTCCGTGGTTGCTTTCATTTGTCTGGTTCTTCTGGCCGGTCTCCTG TTCATTATGAGAAAGAGGCAGACGAGGTTCAACTATGGCGAGCGATGCCGTCCGGTCTCTCTGGACGCTTACAGCGTCGACAGCGTCTCCGCGTACAACAGCGTGAGACGCAAAGGGGTAGCTAGGTCGTCGAAAAGGAGTTATGGGAATCCGACGTTCGAGGATTCG AGCGCCATACCGTCCCACCCTTTGAATTTTGCCGGGCTTTCATCTTTCTGTAACGACGTTAACGCAATCAACGAGGAATTCTCCAGCATTCCGCAAATTTCGGCGAAGATAGACGAGCTGCCGGCCGGGGCCGAAGTGAAGAACAGATACGCGAACGTGATACCGCTACCGGAAACGAGGGTGCCGCTCCAAAAAATTAACAACGACTCTCTTACGGAATACATTAATGCCAGTTACGTCAGG GGACCAAAGAACGCGATGAGGTACTATATCGCTTGTCAAGCACCGATGGAGACGACCGTTACCGACTTCTGGAGAATGATCTGGGAGCAGCAGTGCAAAGTGATCATCATGTTAACCGATCTCGTTGAAAATGGAGTGGAAAAGTGCACCGAGTACATTCCGCCCTCGGAGATAAGTGACTACCACCGGTTGTACGGTGATTTCCAAGTAACTCTGAAGAAGAGAGAAACCAAAGAGAAATATGCCATTTCCACGATTCACTTAAAG AATTTGGAGAACAACACGTTCCGGGAGGTGTATCATATTTGGTATTTGTGGCCTGTCAATGGCGCACAATCGGACGGAGCCGGCTTGATAGCCGTGCTCCTTGAGGCGAGGGCCCTCCAAAGGGGTGGCCCCGGACCCATCGTGGTCCATTGTAGTCCCGGCACTGGACGCACGGGGACGTTGATAGCTCTTGACCTAGGAATTAGACAATTTGAGATTACGAGGACTGTGGACGTGCCAAGGGTCGTTTACACTATCAGACGGGATCGTGCTGGGGCTGTCCAGACGAAAGAACAATACGCATTCATTTATAAG GCACTAAATTTGTACGCGACCAAACTAGCCGGCGGCGTGTTGGACTCAACGTGA